The Gillisia sp. Hel_I_86 genome has a segment encoding these proteins:
- a CDS encoding YifB family Mg chelatase-like AAA ATPase, translated as MLVKVYGSAVFGVEATTITVEVNVATGIGYHLVGLPDNAVKESSFRIAAALQNNSYKFPGKKITINMAPADLRKEGSAYDLTLALGILAASHQIKAKNIGDYLIMGELSLDGSLQPIKGALPIAIKAKEEGYKGFILPIQNVKEAAIVSDLEVYGVSNILEVINYFDKGTPLERTIIDTKQEFYNSLDHLEHDFADVKGQESIKRCMEIAAAGGHNIILIGPPGAGKTMLAKRLPSILPPMTLHEALETTKIHSVVGRIKEHVGLMSQRPFRSPHHTISDVALVGGGAYPQPGEISLSHNGVLFLDELPEFKRGVLEVMRQPLEDREVTISRAKFTVTYPSSFMLVASMNPSPSGFFNDPGSPMSSSPGEMQRYLSKISGPLLDRIDIHIEVTPVPFEKLSEERNGEKSIDIRKRVTKARQLQTNRFKENDKVHYNAQMNVKQIAAYCKLEDSSKELLRIAMERLNLSARAYDRILKVSRTIADLSESEHIQGSHISEAIQYRSLDREGWLG; from the coding sequence ATGCTGGTAAAAGTTTATGGTAGTGCTGTTTTTGGAGTAGAGGCTACCACAATTACCGTAGAAGTAAATGTAGCAACCGGCATTGGGTATCACCTTGTAGGGCTTCCCGACAATGCCGTTAAAGAAAGTAGTTTTCGAATTGCTGCAGCGCTTCAGAACAATTCCTATAAATTTCCTGGCAAGAAGATCACTATTAATATGGCACCTGCAGATCTTCGTAAAGAAGGCTCTGCCTATGATCTTACCTTGGCTCTTGGCATTCTCGCAGCATCCCACCAGATAAAAGCAAAAAATATAGGTGACTATCTTATTATGGGAGAACTTTCCCTTGATGGAAGCCTGCAACCAATAAAGGGAGCTTTACCAATTGCAATAAAGGCTAAAGAAGAAGGATATAAGGGGTTTATACTGCCAATCCAAAATGTGAAAGAAGCCGCCATAGTTAGTGACCTCGAAGTATATGGCGTTTCCAATATTCTGGAAGTGATAAATTACTTCGATAAAGGAACTCCTTTGGAAAGAACTATTATAGACACCAAACAGGAATTTTATAACAGCCTAGATCATTTGGAACACGATTTTGCCGATGTAAAAGGCCAGGAAAGCATAAAACGCTGTATGGAGATCGCTGCAGCAGGCGGGCATAATATAATTCTTATTGGTCCGCCGGGAGCAGGAAAGACCATGCTGGCCAAGAGATTACCGAGTATTTTACCGCCAATGACACTTCATGAAGCTTTGGAAACCACCAAGATCCATAGTGTGGTTGGTAGAATTAAAGAGCATGTGGGTTTGATGTCGCAAAGGCCTTTTAGAAGCCCTCATCATACAATTTCAGACGTGGCACTTGTTGGCGGCGGCGCCTATCCACAACCCGGTGAAATTTCCTTGTCCCATAACGGGGTTTTATTTTTAGATGAATTGCCAGAATTTAAGCGGGGTGTCTTAGAAGTGATGCGCCAACCTTTGGAAGATAGGGAAGTTACCATTTCTCGTGCTAAATTCACAGTGACCTATCCTTCCAGTTTTATGCTGGTGGCAAGTATGAACCCGAGTCCGAGTGGGTTTTTTAATGATCCCGGTTCTCCAATGTCTTCTTCCCCGGGAGAGATGCAGCGATATCTTAGCAAAATAAGTGGGCCCTTATTGGATCGAATCGATATTCATATTGAAGTAACCCCTGTCCCTTTCGAAAAATTAAGTGAGGAACGCAATGGAGAAAAAAGTATAGATATAAGAAAAAGGGTGACCAAGGCCAGGCAATTGCAAACCAATCGGTTCAAAGAAAATGATAAAGTACATTACAATGCACAAATGAACGTTAAACAGATTGCAGCATATTGTAAATTGGAAGATTCTTCAAAGGAACTGCTGAGAATTGCCATGGAACGTTTGAATCTTTCAGCAAGGGCGTATGACAGGATTCTGAAGGTTTCCCGCACTATTGCCGATCTTTCTGAAAGTGAACATATTCAAGGAAGCCATATTTCCGAAGCAATTCAATACAGAAGTTTGGACAGGGAAGGTTGGTTAGGTTAA
- a CDS encoding N-acetylglucosamine kinase: MILIADGGSTKCDWILLNHKGEQILQTRTKGLNPAVFPEAMLEQRIAENPELFEVRNEIERVHFFGAGCGTEVPRKLLQDIIANFFTNASEVLVKEDMVAAAYAATTEPGIVCILGTGSNSCYFDGKDVHMAVESLGYVLMDEASGNYFGKRLIRDYYYKRMPPEIAAKFEIDFNLNSDEIKKNLYKKENPNTYLASFAEFIFTNERNGYFYKLVHEGIKEFMHTRVLSIKHAQTVPIHFIGSIAFFSQDIIRAVAQPYNLEIGNIIRRPIDALIEHYRKNVLNT; this comes from the coding sequence ATGATATTAATTGCCGATGGTGGTTCCACCAAATGTGACTGGATTCTTCTGAACCATAAAGGGGAACAGATTCTCCAAACTCGAACTAAAGGATTAAATCCCGCAGTTTTTCCGGAAGCGATGTTGGAACAACGAATTGCAGAAAATCCGGAACTTTTTGAAGTTAGAAACGAGATAGAACGGGTTCATTTTTTTGGTGCCGGGTGTGGAACAGAAGTTCCCCGCAAACTTTTACAAGATATTATCGCAAATTTTTTTACGAATGCTTCAGAAGTTTTAGTGAAGGAAGATATGGTGGCCGCAGCTTATGCAGCTACTACAGAACCCGGAATTGTATGTATTTTAGGTACCGGTTCCAATAGCTGCTATTTCGATGGCAAAGACGTGCATATGGCCGTGGAGTCTTTAGGATATGTCCTAATGGACGAAGCCAGTGGGAATTACTTCGGAAAAAGACTAATTAGGGATTACTATTATAAAAGAATGCCACCGGAGATCGCTGCTAAATTCGAAATAGATTTCAATTTGAATAGCGATGAGATTAAAAAGAACCTTTACAAGAAAGAAAACCCAAACACCTATTTAGCTTCTTTTGCAGAATTCATTTTCACCAATGAGCGCAATGGATATTTCTACAAATTAGTGCATGAGGGAATAAAGGAATTTATGCACACACGTGTACTTTCCATAAAACACGCTCAAACAGTACCAATTCATTTTATAGGAAGTATCGCTTTTTTTAGCCAGGATATTATTAGAGCGGTTGCACAACCTTACAATCTTGAGATAGGTAACATTATTCGCAGACCTATAGACGCACTTATAGAACACTACAGAAAAAATGTGTTAAATACCTAA
- the gap gene encoding type I glyceraldehyde-3-phosphate dehydrogenase produces MSTKIGINGFGRIGRIAFRNAILNDAVEVVAVNDLLDVDQLAYLLKYDSVHGRFNGEVEVKDGHLVVNGKTIRITAERNPEDLKWDAANVEVVLDCTGIFTTKESAGAHIKAGAKKVVISAPSKDAPMFVMGVNHKDVTADDTIVSNASCTTNCLAPLAKIIDDEFGLVEGLMTTVHATTASEYTVDSPAKKNHRLGRSALNNIIPTSTGAAVAVTKVIPSLKGKLTGMAFRVPTVDVSVVDLTVRTEKAASYDEIKAAFKKASEGDYKGVVAYTEDMVVSQDFVSNTYTCNFDAEAGIALNDNFFKLVAWYDNEYAYSAKLVELAAYIASI; encoded by the coding sequence ATGAGTACTAAAATTGGAATAAACGGCTTTGGCCGAATTGGAAGAATAGCATTTAGAAATGCGATTTTAAATGATGCTGTGGAAGTTGTTGCTGTGAACGATCTTTTAGATGTGGATCAACTTGCATACCTATTAAAATACGATTCGGTTCATGGAAGATTTAATGGGGAAGTGGAAGTTAAGGACGGCCATTTGGTTGTAAATGGAAAAACCATAAGAATTACCGCAGAGCGTAATCCCGAAGATCTTAAGTGGGACGCGGCCAATGTAGAAGTTGTTTTGGATTGTACAGGAATTTTTACCACCAAAGAATCTGCCGGTGCCCATATTAAGGCTGGAGCAAAAAAAGTCGTGATTTCGGCACCGTCAAAGGATGCCCCAATGTTTGTGATGGGAGTGAACCATAAAGATGTAACGGCTGATGACACTATTGTTTCCAATGCCTCTTGTACTACAAACTGTTTGGCGCCCTTGGCGAAAATTATAGATGATGAGTTTGGATTGGTGGAAGGTTTAATGACAACAGTCCATGCTACCACTGCTTCAGAATATACTGTGGATTCCCCGGCCAAGAAAAATCATAGATTGGGCAGAAGTGCCTTAAACAACATCATTCCTACTTCAACAGGGGCGGCAGTTGCGGTTACCAAGGTAATTCCTTCTTTAAAAGGAAAACTTACCGGTATGGCTTTTCGAGTTCCCACGGTAGATGTTTCTGTTGTGGATCTAACGGTGAGAACTGAAAAAGCAGCTTCTTACGATGAGATAAAGGCGGCATTTAAAAAGGCTTCGGAAGGAGATTACAAAGGAGTGGTTGCTTATACTGAAGATATGGTGGTATCGCAAGATTTCGTATCCAATACCTATACCTGTAATTTCGATGCTGAAGCTGGCATTGCATTGAACGATAATTTCTTTAAATTAGTAGCTTGGTATGACAATGAGTATGCATATTCTGCAAAATTGGTAGAACTTGCAGCCTACATAGCTTCAATTTAG
- the pfkA gene encoding 6-phosphofructokinase has translation MHGKIKKIGVLTSGGDAPGMNAAIRAVVRSCAFEEIECVGIYRGYQGLIENDFEELNARSVRNVISRGGTFLKSARSKEFRTEEGRRKAHENLLKAGVDALVVIGGDGTFTGALLFNQEYNFKVIGIPATIDNDINGTDFTIGYDTALNTVVEAIDKIRDTASSHNRLFLVEVMGRDAGDIALNSGIGAGAEEILIPEENRGIERLVQSLKKSRKSGKTSSIIVVAEGDKSGKNIFELAEYIEENLEDYEIRVSVLGHIQRGGSPSCYDRVLASKLGVGAVDALVNGEQNIMVGIHHQQIVSVPLETAIKNGAKYDKNLRRVADITSV, from the coding sequence ATGCATGGAAAAATAAAGAAAATAGGAGTGCTTACATCAGGTGGTGACGCCCCGGGAATGAATGCCGCGATACGTGCGGTGGTAAGAAGTTGTGCATTCGAGGAAATTGAATGTGTCGGGATTTATAGAGGATATCAAGGTCTCATAGAAAACGATTTTGAAGAATTGAATGCACGTTCTGTGCGAAATGTTATAAGTAGGGGGGGGACCTTTTTGAAATCTGCCAGATCCAAGGAGTTTAGAACAGAAGAAGGTAGAAGGAAAGCCCATGAAAATCTTTTGAAAGCCGGGGTGGATGCATTGGTGGTAATTGGGGGTGACGGAACTTTTACCGGAGCCTTGCTCTTTAATCAAGAATATAATTTTAAAGTTATTGGGATTCCCGCGACTATAGATAACGATATCAATGGCACCGATTTTACCATTGGGTACGACACCGCTTTGAACACGGTGGTGGAAGCGATAGATAAAATTAGGGATACCGCCAGTTCCCACAATAGGTTGTTTTTAGTAGAGGTAATGGGGCGGGATGCCGGAGATATCGCCTTAAATAGTGGAATTGGGGCGGGTGCCGAGGAGATTTTGATTCCCGAGGAAAATAGAGGAATAGAGCGCTTGGTCCAATCTCTAAAGAAAAGTAGAAAATCCGGAAAGACCTCCAGCATCATTGTAGTTGCCGAAGGAGATAAAAGCGGAAAAAATATTTTTGAACTGGCCGAATATATAGAGGAAAACCTGGAAGATTACGAAATAAGGGTTTCTGTGCTTGGCCATATACAACGTGGCGGCTCCCCGAGTTGTTACGATAGGGTGTTGGCAAGCAAATTAGGGGTAGGCGCTGTAGATGCTCTGGTAAATGGCGAACAAAACATCATGGTGGGCATACATCATCAGCAAATTGTTTCAGTACCTTTGGAAACAGCCATTAAAAACGGAGCGAAATACGATAAGAATTTAAGAAGAGTAGCTGATATTACTTCAGTATAA